From the Bacillota bacterium genome, one window contains:
- a CDS encoding dipeptidase, whose protein sequence is MPDWVPFQWPFRHTFHLPNSDSGLSDFGVAAVEEMNRRGVLVDLSHAGNATTLDAIEVSRAPVAITHSCVAALSPNPRNVSDEAIRLLAKKGGVMGITAFPCFLSPKSTLTIETYLDHIEYVAKLAGIDTRARRLWH, encoded by the coding sequence ATGCCCGATTGGGTCCCTTTTCAATGGCCGTTCCGGCACACTTTTCACTTGCCAAACTCAGATAGCGGCCTGAGCGATTTTGGAGTGGCCGCAGTGGAGGAAATGAATCGCCGCGGAGTACTTGTGGATCTGTCGCATGCCGGTAATGCTACCACGCTTGACGCGATCGAGGTATCTCGCGCCCCAGTTGCAATTACCCACTCGTGCGTGGCGGCATTGAGCCCGAACCCCCGCAATGTCAGTGATGAGGCCATAAGGCTACTCGCGAAGAAGGGCGGCGTGATGGGCATCACTGCCTTTCCGTGTTTCCTTTCCCCAAAGTCCACGTTGACTATCGAGACGTATCTCGATCATATCGAGTACGTGGCGAAACTGGCGGGCATCGACACACGGGCACGTCGGCTTTGGCACTGA